In Reichenbachiella agarivorans, one genomic interval encodes:
- a CDS encoding spondin domain-containing protein, with translation MNNSRVLIVLISFVLVTACNDSDMDRDILSPSISEAFPADQSTGIALDATISVVFDEELDPSSLKNVITLASSNGVVIGKTEYDSETFTIRFIPFENLEYYTVYRVNISNTIRDVYQNKIGGESLLFMTLPETEPARYEVTFSNTWSQKTHPKDFPANAHFSGLIGMTHTIDTVLFREGRLASIGIKEMAETGSKTTLISEIEQMITADSAQYILSSDSTSMYPVDVVLEFDIELSHPKVSIVSMIAPSPDWFIAVEGVELYEDGKWLSNKTVTVKSYDSGTDSGLTFTSVNEATNPFVPIAKINEAPLATGGIVPPLGTMKFKRIEKLELENEID, from the coding sequence ATGAATAATAGTCGAGTTCTAATAGTCCTTATTTCTTTTGTGTTGGTCACTGCCTGTAATGATTCTGATATGGATAGAGATATCCTTTCTCCAAGCATTTCAGAAGCTTTTCCTGCGGACCAAAGTACAGGTATAGCACTCGATGCAACTATATCTGTAGTTTTTGATGAGGAATTAGATCCATCAAGCTTAAAAAATGTAATTACGTTGGCCAGTTCGAATGGTGTGGTGATTGGAAAAACAGAGTACGACAGTGAAACTTTCACCATTAGGTTCATCCCATTTGAGAATTTGGAATATTACACCGTGTACAGGGTAAATATCTCTAACACCATAAGAGATGTTTATCAAAACAAAATTGGAGGGGAAAGTTTGTTGTTTATGACTTTGCCTGAAACTGAACCTGCTAGATATGAAGTTACATTTTCAAACACATGGAGTCAAAAGACTCACCCCAAGGATTTTCCTGCCAATGCTCACTTTTCTGGTTTGATTGGAATGACACATACGATAGATACAGTTCTATTTAGGGAAGGTAGGTTGGCATCAATAGGTATCAAAGAAATGGCAGAAACTGGTTCTAAAACAACTTTAATATCTGAAATTGAACAAATGATAACTGCTGATAGTGCTCAATATATTTTGAGTAGTGACAGTACCAGTATGTATCCAGTAGATGTGGTTCTTGAGTTTGATATTGAATTGTCTCATCCAAAAGTTAGCATAGTATCCATGATCGCACCGAGTCCTGATTGGTTCATTGCAGTCGAGGGTGTAGAGTTGTATGAAGATGGAAAATGGCTATCCAACAAAACTGTAACTGTCAAAAGCTATGATTCAGGTACAGACAGTGGATTAACCTTCACGTCAGTCAATGAAGCAACAAACCCTTTTGTTCCAATAGCTAAGATCAATGAGGCTCCCCTTGCTACTGGCGGTATTGTGCCACCATTGGGGACTATGAAATTCAAAAGAATAGAGAAACTAGAATTGGAAAACGAAATTGATTGA
- a CDS encoding ROK family protein yields the protein MKARDGILSIDIGGTKIKATVLNQAGEQISVYQKIKTPKLSSPEQVVKAILTLIKDFPAYDRVSVGFPGYVKNGIVRSAPNLAPNLWIEVPFAQQLSDRLGKPVRLLNDADMQALGIVQGQGFEIVITLGTGFGTALLMNGHLLPHMELAHLPIKTGKTYDEYLGKVALKKVGTKHWNNRLKKVLTILETVFQYDRLYIGGGNAKKINFKLADNIKSATNEDGIKGGAKLWQLDDHYGIISSHD from the coding sequence ATGAAAGCAAGAGATGGCATCCTCTCCATAGACATCGGAGGTACAAAAATCAAAGCAACCGTATTGAATCAAGCTGGGGAGCAAATCTCCGTGTATCAGAAAATCAAAACGCCCAAGTTGAGTAGCCCAGAACAAGTGGTCAAAGCAATCCTGACATTGATCAAGGATTTTCCCGCCTATGACAGAGTCTCTGTAGGTTTTCCAGGTTATGTAAAAAATGGCATTGTACGCTCCGCTCCCAACCTGGCACCCAATCTATGGATTGAGGTTCCATTTGCACAGCAGTTGTCCGATCGGTTGGGCAAACCTGTCAGACTGCTCAACGATGCAGACATGCAGGCACTGGGAATCGTCCAAGGTCAGGGATTTGAAATCGTCATTACCTTAGGTACTGGTTTTGGAACTGCCTTACTCATGAATGGACACCTTCTGCCACACATGGAGCTAGCCCATCTTCCCATCAAAACAGGCAAGACCTATGATGAATACTTGGGCAAAGTGGCGTTGAAGAAGGTCGGTACCAAACACTGGAACAATAGATTGAAAAAAGTCCTGACTATTTTAGAAACAGTCTTTCAATATGACCGTCTCTACATAGGTGGTGGGAATGCCAAGAAAATCAATTTCAAGCTAGCTGACAACATAAAATCAGCTACTAATGAAGACGGAATAAAAGGCGGAGCAAAACTCTGGCAACTTGATGATCACTACGGCATCATCTCCAGTCATGATTGA
- a CDS encoding response regulator transcription factor: MNELKDVSIVIADDHPMMLQGLESTLNQHGLEVLAAAKDGTSALQTMIDHRPDLGIIDIDMPYLTGFAIAEECQRSGLNTKFIILSYHKEPEFIVRAKNLNISGYLLKEDTSTEIIKCIEHVLRGEFYYSRSIIHTNLENANTNVSKLNSLSPSEKKILKLIASAKSSQQIADLLHVSERTIEKHRSNIISKIGLSGQAHALSLWACEQKSVIMNL, encoded by the coding sequence ATGAATGAATTAAAAGATGTAAGTATTGTAATCGCAGACGATCACCCCATGATGCTCCAAGGTTTGGAATCGACCTTGAATCAGCATGGATTAGAAGTACTGGCAGCTGCAAAGGATGGCACTTCAGCCCTACAAACCATGATTGATCATCGACCAGACTTGGGAATCATTGATATTGACATGCCGTATCTCACGGGTTTTGCCATTGCAGAAGAATGTCAGCGATCTGGACTAAACACCAAATTCATCATTCTTTCCTATCACAAAGAACCTGAGTTTATTGTACGTGCCAAGAATCTGAATATCTCAGGATACCTATTGAAAGAAGACACCAGTACGGAAATCATCAAATGTATCGAACATGTACTCCGGGGTGAATTCTACTATAGTAGGTCTATCATCCATACCAACCTGGAAAACGCCAATACCAACGTCTCAAAATTGAATTCACTCTCCCCGTCTGAAAAGAAAATACTCAAGCTAATTGCTAGCGCAAAGAGCTCTCAGCAAATCGCTGATCTGCTACACGTATCAGAACGCACCATCGAAAAGCACAGAAGCAACATCATTTCGAAAATTGGACTTTCAGGTCAAGCTCATGCGTTATCACTTTGGGCCTGCGAACAGAAATCCGTTATTATGAACTTGTGA
- a CDS encoding LuxR C-terminal-related transcriptional regulator, with protein MSFKSLFLILFFIPLGMNAAVAQTIQYLHIDTTLHEVKQLEDKQWINYTEPIYEGTNNGIYWFKIEIPASSDTYVITIPESHITRASLYQGENEIAPVANTRYLSFLVRASPSTTSYYLRVNCRLEARVPLSVEKSAAYYSAEQYEFLSMGIYYGVVISVIFINLFSFFSFGNKGFIQYLFMPIGMSINSVYKDGIFALLLGPVGINEYLEPTLNSVLVITCIFCIDSYLRINRHYPRLYRFGIGLVILSQLLNVGVLLTKGSFWFYVSTELVILMALDIFWLSGFLLWRKTKSLESGWFSLAYGLPLFVAHGYYLSPYFGLHFMNVSFVWYKVGSVFEMAIFTYAIMHQSKKISLKNQEMRQKIVDYTTQLTKLHERPNEKEAQTLELIKRYRFTLKEIEILQDIADGSTNKEIAEKHFISQNTVKYHIRNIFEKLDVNNRKEAGDKLMHPTDTPTAMTEI; from the coding sequence ATGTCATTCAAATCACTCTTTTTGATCTTGTTTTTTATCCCTTTGGGAATGAATGCGGCTGTGGCTCAGACGATACAGTACCTTCATATAGACACCACGCTCCATGAAGTCAAACAGCTGGAAGATAAACAATGGATTAACTATACAGAACCGATCTACGAAGGTACCAACAACGGCATTTACTGGTTTAAAATAGAGATACCAGCATCATCCGACACCTATGTGATTACCATCCCCGAATCCCATATCACCCGAGCGTCACTCTATCAAGGGGAAAATGAGATCGCACCTGTAGCAAATACACGCTATTTGAGTTTTTTGGTGAGGGCCTCCCCTAGCACTACCTCTTACTATCTCAGGGTCAATTGTCGCCTAGAGGCGCGTGTCCCTTTGAGTGTCGAGAAATCAGCAGCGTATTACAGTGCCGAACAATATGAATTCCTAAGCATGGGCATCTATTACGGAGTGGTTATTAGTGTAATATTTATCAATCTATTCTCCTTTTTCAGTTTCGGCAACAAGGGCTTCATACAATACCTATTCATGCCTATTGGTATGTCCATCAACTCGGTGTACAAGGATGGAATCTTTGCATTGCTATTGGGACCAGTAGGCATCAACGAATACCTAGAACCCACCCTCAACAGTGTGTTGGTGATCACCTGCATCTTTTGTATCGACAGTTACCTTCGGATCAATCGACACTATCCACGATTGTATCGCTTTGGGATAGGTCTAGTCATCCTCTCCCAGTTGCTCAATGTCGGAGTACTCCTCACAAAAGGGAGTTTTTGGTTCTATGTGTCTACAGAGTTAGTCATACTCATGGCTTTAGACATATTCTGGTTATCCGGATTTTTACTATGGAGGAAAACCAAATCCTTGGAGTCTGGCTGGTTTTCCTTGGCCTATGGTCTACCGCTATTTGTCGCTCATGGTTACTATTTGAGTCCCTACTTCGGTCTGCACTTTATGAATGTATCCTTTGTATGGTACAAAGTTGGTTCTGTCTTTGAGATGGCCATATTCACTTACGCCATCATGCATCAGTCCAAAAAAATATCCTTGAAAAACCAAGAAATGAGACAAAAAATCGTGGATTACACTACCCAACTGACTAAGCTCCACGAAAGACCTAATGAAAAGGAAGCGCAAACTTTGGAACTAATCAAGCGCTACCGATTTACGCTCAAGGAAATAGAAATCCTCCAAGACATTGCAGATGGGAGCACCAATAAAGAAATCGCAGAGAAACACTTCATCAGTCAGAATACAGTGAAGTACCATATCCGAAACATCTTTGAAAAATTGGATGTAAATAATCGAAAGGAAGCAGGAGACAAACTCATGCATCCCACTGACACGCCTACAGCAATGACTGAAATTTAA
- a CDS encoding cation:proton antiporter, with product MSIFNSITILIILSAAFAFINTKFLKLPFTIGLMIIAIVFTVGITILGSINHYVLDEAKLLIQSIDFETALLDVMLSFLLFAGALHTNLDGLKKHKAPIALFATIGVLLSTFLIGTMMYCVFLAFSYPISYIYCLLFGALISPTDPIAVLGILKDAHAPKKLETKIVGESLFNDGVGVVVFIVLFKIAQQGLDSMSVTDVGLLFLEEVAGGIILGLVAGWGAFRLMKVIDNYETEVIITLALVMGISALAHYLHVSGPLAVVVAGIFLGNKAPTIAWSKNTHTYVDKFWELIDVILNAVLFVLIGLELLVVSMNGKYILFGLIAIPLALLARYIALSGPVAFFKGKLDFIPNTNLIMTWGGIRGGISIALALSLSPHMERELFLTITYVIVVFSIIFQGLTIGPLVKKVLKDSKVG from the coding sequence ATGAGCATCTTCAATAGCATTACCATTTTGATTATCCTTTCAGCAGCCTTTGCATTCATCAATACCAAATTCCTCAAACTTCCCTTCACCATCGGTTTGATGATCATAGCCATAGTCTTCACAGTGGGGATCACTATTTTGGGTAGCATCAATCATTATGTCTTGGATGAGGCCAAATTGTTGATTCAATCGATAGATTTCGAAACGGCACTGTTAGACGTGATGCTGAGTTTCCTGCTGTTTGCTGGGGCACTTCATACCAACCTCGATGGTCTCAAAAAACACAAAGCACCCATCGCCTTGTTTGCTACCATAGGCGTGTTGCTATCTACCTTTTTGATTGGTACGATGATGTATTGTGTATTTTTGGCATTTAGCTATCCGATCAGTTACATCTATTGTTTGCTTTTTGGTGCATTGATCTCTCCTACTGACCCCATTGCAGTATTGGGGATTTTGAAAGATGCCCATGCTCCTAAAAAACTGGAGACCAAAATCGTGGGTGAGTCGCTGTTCAATGATGGTGTAGGGGTTGTGGTATTCATCGTGCTATTCAAAATTGCTCAGCAAGGGTTAGACTCTATGAGTGTCACTGATGTTGGCTTGCTGTTTTTGGAAGAAGTGGCAGGCGGAATAATCCTAGGTTTGGTTGCTGGTTGGGGTGCATTTCGATTGATGAAAGTCATTGATAATTATGAAACAGAAGTCATTATTACCTTGGCTCTGGTGATGGGGATTTCTGCTCTGGCACATTATCTACACGTATCAGGCCCTCTGGCGGTAGTGGTGGCAGGGATTTTCTTAGGCAACAAAGCTCCAACGATCGCTTGGTCGAAAAACACGCACACTTATGTGGACAAATTTTGGGAGTTGATTGATGTCATTCTCAACGCTGTCCTGTTTGTCTTGATCGGTCTGGAGCTGCTAGTAGTCTCTATGAATGGAAAATACATCTTGTTTGGGTTGATTGCAATCCCTCTGGCATTGTTGGCTAGGTATATTGCTCTGTCTGGGCCTGTGGCATTCTTCAAAGGCAAATTGGACTTCATTCCCAATACCAATCTAATTATGACTTGGGGAGGCATCAGAGGGGGAATTTCTATTGCTTTGGCCTTGTCCTTGTCACCACACATGGAGCGTGAACTCTTCCTGACCATCACCTACGTAATTGTGGTATTCTCCATCATCTTTCAAGGCCTGACTATCGGGCCATTGGTCAAAAAAGTATTGAAGGATTCAAAAGTGGGCTAG
- a CDS encoding choice-of-anchor Q domain-containing protein: MYKHSTLCKIKFFDNLRRFLLMLAILSMVSVSYAQTTANRYVDVNASSGGDGSSWASAHNDLQTAINSSTNGHVIFVKKGEYLLTAAISPKEGMEIYGSFTGTETTLAERDLSNFSNDASNATILKSNGNQRVITINYPPVDPSPNILDGLVITGGGNVEQGGGIYVLNASPTLRNLIITDNTASGSNGSGYQNGSNGHGGGIYIVGDCAPTLTNVVFSKNTAKGGNGGNWDGEPYTGGNGGNGYGGGMYSGNTSAPSLINVIFMDNSSNGGLAGIGALWNGDIGNAHGGGMYNANSSAPSLTNVTLSGNKADGATSYGGGIYNEAAPQPKLYNTILLGNTATTNPGIHNESALPDIQYSLIQGETGGSNGNLDGTAYVNTDIFIDPANGVYALKSNSPAINAGSNDLYTNAVGDLNNDFDLAGNQRLYDGTSSTDVIDMGAYELQREPKESISPDANNILYVNKNVSGGDESGNSWENAIPELADAMLRAKENYDDTWATTPLKIYVAKGTYKPLYSPEDGANFGTDQGRDNSFSMVKNVMLYGGFDPANDIIDLTDTRILPFSDETAGTILSGDIGTADDATDNIYNVLVSAGDLGSASIDGFSITAGYANAYSDLYVNGKQIFKCSGAGVYNSVSSPNYKHITLHNNSCTESGGGMFSYMSSPALQLVILKNNQAKDGGGITNQESSSPTLLNVSIQSNNASENGSGMYNVDESAPTLTNVSIVGNEASVSSEEVPSCVSQNSSLTLNNCIIWDVVTGDYTAQNSLIKGTSDTSNGNLDATDLTDTDIFTDPANEDYSLKSTSIAVNTGSNTLYTDAGGDLDNDVDLAGNARLYNTEIIDLGAYEYGDYTAPVFTSSTAVNFAENETGTAYTATATDTNPITYSLGSATDEALFDIVASTGVVTFKTTPDFENPMDADANNSYVILVIASDGINATNQDVTITVTDVDDTEDEDDIDEVVTSVDNQVAIPELGLYPNPTNHELNIDLSNFAGMNVSLSIVNLSGTQYFYKENIDVQLFAINVEQYVAGVYLLMLKTADHVVSRRVIIKP, translated from the coding sequence ATGTACAAACACTCCACCCTGTGTAAAATTAAGTTCTTTGATAACCTACGTCGTTTTCTCTTGATGCTCGCCATCCTGTCGATGGTCTCAGTATCCTATGCCCAGACTACAGCCAACAGGTATGTAGATGTCAATGCAAGCAGCGGAGGTGATGGCAGCTCTTGGGCCAGCGCTCACAATGACTTACAAACGGCGATCAACAGTAGTACAAACGGGCACGTCATCTTTGTGAAAAAAGGCGAATACTTGCTTACTGCCGCTATTAGCCCCAAAGAAGGAATGGAAATATATGGCAGCTTCACCGGTACCGAAACTACATTGGCAGAACGTGACCTAAGCAACTTCTCCAATGATGCTAGTAATGCTACTATTCTAAAAAGCAACGGGAACCAGAGGGTAATCACCATTAATTATCCACCAGTAGATCCTTCACCAAACATTTTGGATGGTCTGGTGATTACCGGAGGAGGAAATGTTGAACAAGGAGGAGGAATCTATGTTCTGAATGCCTCACCCACACTCCGCAATCTAATCATCACGGATAATACTGCCAGCGGTAGCAACGGTAGCGGTTATCAAAATGGTAGCAATGGTCATGGAGGGGGTATATATATTGTTGGTGATTGTGCCCCGACTCTAACCAATGTTGTCTTCAGTAAAAATACTGCCAAAGGTGGAAATGGAGGTAATTGGGATGGAGAACCTTATACTGGAGGAAATGGTGGTAATGGATATGGTGGAGGCATGTACAGCGGTAATACATCAGCCCCAAGTTTGATCAATGTAATATTCATGGATAACAGTAGCAACGGTGGACTCGCAGGAATTGGAGCATTATGGAATGGAGATATTGGTAATGCCCACGGTGGAGGCATGTACAATGCCAATTCATCAGCACCAAGCTTGACCAACGTGACCCTTAGCGGAAACAAGGCTGATGGTGCTACAAGCTATGGCGGTGGTATATACAATGAAGCTGCTCCTCAACCTAAGCTTTATAACACCATTCTTTTGGGGAATACTGCGACTACTAATCCCGGTATCCATAATGAAAGTGCCTTGCCGGATATCCAATATAGTTTAATCCAAGGTGAAACTGGTGGTAGCAATGGCAATCTTGACGGCACAGCCTATGTTAATACCGACATCTTTATCGATCCTGCTAACGGAGTTTATGCTTTGAAAAGTAACAGCCCCGCAATCAACGCAGGTAGCAATGACTTGTATACCAATGCCGTTGGTGATTTGAACAACGATTTCGATTTAGCGGGCAATCAGCGTCTTTATGACGGCACGTCAAGCACTGACGTGATTGATATGGGAGCCTATGAGCTTCAGAGAGAACCTAAAGAATCCATCTCACCAGATGCGAATAACATACTCTACGTCAACAAAAATGTAAGCGGTGGTGATGAAAGTGGAAATTCTTGGGAGAATGCCATTCCAGAATTGGCAGATGCCATGCTCAGAGCAAAGGAAAACTATGACGATACTTGGGCAACTACCCCCTTAAAAATATATGTGGCCAAAGGTACTTATAAGCCCCTGTACAGTCCTGAGGATGGTGCTAACTTTGGGACTGACCAAGGCCGTGACAATAGTTTCTCGATGGTCAAAAACGTCATGTTGTACGGCGGATTTGATCCCGCAAATGACATCATCGATTTGACAGACACACGCATTCTGCCCTTCTCTGACGAAACAGCAGGGACGATATTGAGTGGTGATATTGGGACTGCAGATGATGCTACTGACAACATCTACAACGTACTCGTGAGCGCTGGTGACTTAGGATCGGCTAGCATAGATGGTTTTAGCATTACTGCAGGTTATGCCAACGCCTACTCTGATCTATATGTCAATGGTAAGCAGATATTCAAATGCTCTGGTGCAGGAGTCTACAATTCTGTCTCTTCGCCCAATTATAAGCATATAACACTACACAACAACAGCTGTACAGAGTCTGGTGGAGGGATGTTTAGTTACATGTCTTCACCAGCTCTTCAATTGGTCATTCTAAAAAACAACCAAGCCAAAGATGGCGGGGGAATAACAAACCAAGAGAGTTCTTCTCCTACACTTTTGAATGTCTCCATTCAAAGCAACAATGCGAGTGAAAATGGTAGCGGAATGTACAATGTTGATGAATCAGCACCTACGCTTACCAATGTTTCTATTGTAGGTAATGAGGCTTCTGTTAGCAGTGAGGAAGTGCCCAGTTGTGTATCTCAAAACTCCTCTCTAACACTAAACAACTGCATCATATGGGATGTGGTAACTGGAGATTACACAGCTCAGAACAGCCTAATCAAAGGAACCAGCGATACCTCTAATGGTAACCTGGATGCTACTGACTTGACTGATACGGACATCTTTACTGATCCTGCCAATGAGGACTATAGTCTTAAAAGTACCAGTATAGCCGTAAACACAGGAAGCAATACCTTATACACCGACGCTGGTGGTGACCTAGACAATGATGTGGACTTGGCAGGAAACGCACGTCTTTACAATACTGAAATCATTGATTTGGGAGCCTATGAATACGGTGATTATACTGCTCCTGTATTCACTTCATCCACTGCTGTAAACTTTGCAGAAAACGAAACGGGTACTGCTTATACAGCTACCGCCACCGATACAAACCCAATCACCTACAGCTTAGGCTCAGCTACCGACGAAGCACTATTCGATATAGTAGCCAGCACGGGTGTAGTGACTTTCAAAACTACTCCTGACTTTGAGAACCCTATGGATGCGGATGCTAACAATAGCTATGTGATACTTGTGATCGCGAGTGATGGGATCAATGCAACGAATCAGGATGTGACAATTACAGTGACCGATGTAGATGATACTGAGGATGAAGACGATATAGATGAGGTAGTGACAAGTGTTGATAACCAAGTTGCCATTCCAGAGCTTGGTTTGTATCCCAATCCTACCAACCATGAACTCAACATAGATTTATCAAACTTTGCTGGGATGAATGTGTCCCTGAGCATCGTGAATTTGTCAGGAACACAATACTTCTACAAAGAGAACATTGATGTCCAGCTATTCGCCATCAATGTTGAGCAATATGTAGCTGGAGTTTATTTGCTGATGCTCAAAACTGCGGATCATGTGGTTTCTAGGCGAGTAATCATTAAACCATAA
- a CDS encoding RpiB/LacA/LacB family sugar-phosphate isomerase, giving the protein MKIGIAADHGGFPLKQVIASLLTDQHEIIDFGAFTLDSDDDYPDFVIPLAHAVSTQVVDRGIAICGSGVGATIAVNKVKGVRAALIHDTFSAHQGVEDDNMNLLCLGGRIVGEELAKEIITRFLGASFSGAERHKRRLEKVNKLEKE; this is encoded by the coding sequence ATGAAAATAGGCATAGCAGCAGATCACGGAGGTTTTCCTCTCAAACAAGTGATTGCTTCCCTCCTGACGGATCAGCACGAGATCATAGATTTCGGTGCATTTACTTTGGATTCAGACGATGATTATCCCGACTTTGTGATTCCTTTGGCACATGCCGTCTCTACACAAGTAGTAGACCGAGGCATTGCCATCTGTGGTAGTGGTGTAGGTGCTACCATAGCAGTCAACAAGGTAAAAGGTGTACGAGCTGCATTGATTCATGATACCTTCTCAGCCCATCAAGGTGTGGAAGACGACAACATGAACTTGCTGTGCCTAGGTGGGAGAATCGTAGGCGAAGAACTCGCCAAAGAAATTATTACCCGCTTCTTGGGTGCAAGCTTCTCGGGAGCAGAAAGACACAAAAGAAGATTGGAAAAGGTAAATAAATTAGAAAAAGAATAA
- a CDS encoding sensor histidine kinase encodes MTIQIKDYGVGFDLTTQSESSKSLGMKTLKERTQILDGKMIIDSVKNQVTSIFLEIPKAAK; translated from the coding sequence GTGACCATTCAGATCAAAGATTATGGGGTAGGTTTTGACCTGACGACCCAATCCGAATCCTCAAAAAGTCTAGGGATGAAAACACTCAAAGAAAGAACCCAGATATTGGATGGAAAAATGATAATTGACTCTGTCAAGAACCAAGTAACCTCCATATTTTTGGAAATTCCAAAAGCAGCCAAATGA